A single genomic interval of Spirosoma linguale DSM 74 harbors:
- a CDS encoding N(4)-(beta-N-acetylglucosaminyl)-L-asparaginase (PFAM: peptidase T2 asparaginase 2~KEGG: saz:Sama_0299 asparaginase), protein MVNRRRFLTLGSLAGLLPSLSFSRSRSTFTGNIDPLSVPRALSQNSLPIGPPPSGPLVISTWKQPKANAAAQAVLDKGGSALDAVEAGVRIPEADPDDMSVGYGGRPDRDGHVTLDACIMDEKGNAGSVTFLEHIMHPISVARAVMEKTPHVMLSGEGALQFALAQGFKKEKMLTAKAEKEWKEWLKTAKYKPIANIERHDTIGMLAIDAKGNISGACTTSGLAYKMRGRVGDSPIIGAGLFVDNEIGGACATGLGELVMRTCGSFLVVELMRQGRTPQQACEEAALRIVNKQEFKDIQVGFLAVNKQGEHGAFSIQPGFNITLSKNNKTEVTDAKSYLK, encoded by the coding sequence ATGGTAAATAGACGCCGTTTTCTAACGCTTGGCTCCCTGGCCGGGCTTCTCCCTTCTCTATCGTTTAGCCGCTCAAGATCAACCTTTACCGGCAATATAGACCCTCTTTCGGTACCTCGGGCACTCAGCCAAAACTCGTTGCCTATTGGCCCGCCACCATCCGGTCCACTGGTTATTTCGACCTGGAAACAGCCAAAAGCCAATGCAGCTGCTCAGGCCGTACTTGATAAAGGCGGCAGCGCACTGGATGCCGTTGAAGCCGGTGTTCGCATTCCCGAAGCCGACCCCGACGATATGAGCGTTGGCTACGGTGGCCGCCCCGACCGCGACGGTCACGTTACTCTCGATGCCTGTATTATGGACGAGAAAGGAAATGCCGGCTCGGTTACCTTTCTGGAGCATATTATGCACCCAATCTCGGTAGCCAGAGCCGTGATGGAGAAAACTCCCCACGTTATGCTCAGTGGCGAGGGCGCCCTTCAATTTGCCCTTGCCCAAGGTTTTAAAAAGGAGAAAATGCTCACGGCAAAAGCCGAGAAGGAATGGAAAGAATGGCTCAAAACAGCCAAATATAAACCCATTGCCAATATTGAACGGCACGACACCATTGGTATGCTGGCCATTGATGCAAAGGGCAATATTTCAGGTGCCTGCACCACTAGCGGTTTAGCTTACAAAATGCGGGGCCGCGTTGGCGACTCCCCCATTATTGGCGCGGGTTTGTTTGTCGATAACGAAATTGGCGGGGCCTGCGCCACTGGCCTTGGTGAGCTGGTGATGCGCACCTGTGGCTCATTCCTGGTGGTTGAGCTGATGCGGCAGGGCCGAACGCCCCAACAGGCCTGCGAAGAAGCCGCACTCCGAATTGTCAACAAACAGGAGTTCAAGGATATACAGGTTGGTTTTCTGGCGGTGAACAAACAAGGCGAACACGGCGCGTTCAGTATTCAGCCGGGCTTTAACATCACCTTGTCGAAGAATAACAAGACAGAAGTGACTGACGCTAAGTCATATTTAAAATAA
- a CDS encoding formyltetrahydrofolate deformylase (TIGRFAM: formyltetrahydrofolate deformylase~PFAM: formyl transferase domain protein; amino acid- binding ACT domain protein~KEGG: saz:Sama_1134 formyltetrahydrofolate deformylase), translated as MTAPDKHILLMDGPDSKGLIYHVTGVLFRHNLNIIHNDEYVSPSGRFFMRTEFEATGGADTFDSAALLQELTSTIPGSEATENGRPAGHSTPSNTAYQAGITFRLNPKRKKNIVVMVTKEHHCLGELLIRYAFDELDADILAVVSNYNSLQPLVSKFGIPFHYISHEGKSREEHEEAILRTLAIYEPEYLVLAKYMRVLTPGFVNRFPNRIVNIHHSFLPAFVGANPYRQAYERGVKIIGATAHFVNNDLDEGPIIAQNVKEVDHRHSAADMATEGKDVEKIVLSQALKLVFNDRVFISGNRAIVL; from the coding sequence ATGACGGCTCCTGATAAACATATATTGCTCATGGATGGCCCCGACAGCAAGGGACTGATCTATCACGTGACCGGCGTATTGTTCCGGCACAATCTGAATATCATCCATAATGACGAGTACGTGAGTCCGTCGGGGCGGTTTTTCATGCGCACGGAGTTTGAAGCTACCGGGGGGGCGGATACTTTCGACAGTGCGGCTTTGTTACAAGAGTTGACATCAACGATACCGGGCTCAGAAGCGACTGAAAATGGCCGTCCGGCAGGTCATTCTACGCCGTCAAATACAGCTTATCAAGCCGGAATCACCTTTCGGCTGAATCCCAAGCGTAAAAAGAATATTGTGGTGATGGTAACGAAGGAACATCATTGCCTTGGCGAACTCCTTATCCGCTATGCGTTCGATGAGCTGGATGCGGATATTCTGGCCGTGGTGAGCAATTACAATAGTCTACAACCACTGGTCAGCAAGTTTGGTATTCCTTTCCATTATATATCGCACGAAGGAAAGAGCCGGGAAGAACATGAAGAAGCCATTTTACGGACGCTGGCTATTTATGAACCAGAGTACCTTGTGCTGGCTAAATATATGCGTGTGCTGACGCCCGGTTTTGTCAATCGTTTTCCAAACCGGATCGTCAATATTCATCACTCCTTTCTACCCGCCTTTGTCGGGGCCAATCCATACCGGCAGGCGTATGAGCGGGGGGTAAAGATTATTGGTGCCACGGCTCACTTCGTCAATAACGATCTGGACGAAGGGCCAATTATTGCCCAGAACGTAAAAGAAGTGGACCACCGCCATAGCGCAGCCGATATGGCCACGGAAGGCAAGGACGTTGAAAAAATTGTGCTGTCGCAGGCGTTGAAATTAGTCTTTAACGACCGGGTCTTTATTTCGGGGAACCGGGCGATTGTCTTGTAA
- a CDS encoding CutC family protein (PFAM: CutC family protein~KEGG: Cutc; cutC copper transporter homolog (E.coli) ; K06201   copper homeostasis protein), translating to MTRKFLYIPINCTTMLLEVCAYSLDSCLTAQRAGAGRIELCGGMAEGGTTPSAGLIQLVRQQIHIPIYVMIRPRGGDFLYSDTELAVMRADISLAKALGADGLVLGILQADGTVDEATTRALVELAHPLPVTFHRAFDMTRDPFEALEAVIRTGAVRILTSGQHQTAEAGLSVIRQLAKQSAGRIEVMAGAGVNASNAALFIDAGADALHSSGSHTENSRMEFRQPAVSMASAVPDEYEHIEANEEKVRALVAITRQSPGSPK from the coding sequence TTGACGCGTAAATTTTTATACATACCCATCAACTGTACGACTATGCTACTTGAAGTATGCGCTTACTCCCTCGATTCATGCCTTACAGCCCAACGGGCAGGTGCCGGACGAATAGAATTGTGTGGCGGTATGGCCGAGGGAGGAACCACACCGAGTGCAGGCTTGATCCAGCTCGTCCGACAGCAAATTCACATACCCATTTACGTAATGATTCGGCCACGCGGGGGCGATTTTCTATATTCTGACACGGAACTGGCGGTGATGCGGGCGGATATTAGTCTGGCAAAAGCACTGGGCGCGGATGGACTGGTTCTGGGTATTTTGCAGGCCGACGGCACCGTCGATGAAGCAACTACCCGTGCGCTGGTAGAACTGGCGCACCCGCTACCCGTTACGTTTCATCGGGCTTTCGACATGACCCGCGATCCGTTCGAAGCCCTGGAAGCCGTTATTCGTACCGGTGCCGTTCGGATTCTTACCTCCGGCCAGCACCAAACCGCCGAAGCGGGCTTATCCGTTATTCGGCAACTGGCAAAGCAGTCTGCCGGACGCATTGAAGTCATGGCGGGTGCTGGTGTAAATGCCTCAAACGCGGCTTTATTTATTGACGCAGGGGCAGATGCCCTTCATTCCAGCGGTAGCCACACAGAAAACAGCCGGATGGAATTTCGTCAGCCCGCCGTTTCCATGGCCTCAGCCGTACCCGATGAATACGAACATATCGAAGCAAACGAAGAAAAAGTAAGGGCGCTGGTCGCAATTACAAGACAATCGCCCGGTTCCCCGAAATAA